One stretch of Streptomyces sp. R21 DNA includes these proteins:
- the prcB gene encoding proteasome subunit beta produces MARSENDGRLGEEFFTPGTSSFTEFLSAHRPELLSTRLPLPEGVRSTPDDFPHGTTVLALSYRDGVMIAGDRRATMGNLIAQRDLEKVHPTDDYTAVAFAGTVGVALDMVKLFQVELTHFEKIEGIPMTLNAKANRLAGMIRQNLEQAMQGLVVVPLLVGYDVTAPEGENGRIFSFDVTGGPYEKPDFHAEGSGSPYARGALKKLFRKGMSRRDAALAALQALYDAADDDSATGGPDISRRIFPIVSVITEDGFERLPDAEAEALSREMVEQRHDQPDGPTATP; encoded by the coding sequence ATGGCACGGAGTGAGAACGACGGCCGGTTGGGGGAGGAGTTCTTCACCCCCGGAACCTCGTCCTTCACCGAGTTCCTGTCCGCCCACCGACCCGAGCTGCTGAGCACACGCCTGCCGCTCCCCGAGGGCGTTCGCAGCACGCCGGACGATTTCCCGCACGGCACCACCGTCCTGGCGCTCTCCTACCGCGACGGCGTGATGATCGCTGGCGACCGGCGGGCCACCATGGGGAACCTGATCGCGCAGCGCGACCTGGAGAAGGTGCACCCCACGGACGACTACACCGCGGTGGCGTTCGCGGGCACCGTCGGCGTCGCGCTGGACATGGTGAAGCTCTTTCAGGTCGAGCTGACGCACTTCGAGAAGATCGAGGGCATCCCCATGACCCTCAACGCGAAGGCGAACCGGCTGGCCGGCATGATCCGGCAGAACCTGGAACAGGCCATGCAGGGCCTGGTCGTGGTGCCCCTTCTCGTCGGATACGACGTCACGGCCCCCGAGGGTGAGAACGGCCGCATCTTCAGCTTCGACGTCACCGGCGGCCCCTACGAGAAGCCGGACTTCCATGCCGAGGGCTCCGGATCCCCGTACGCCCGGGGCGCGTTGAAGAAGCTCTTCCGCAAGGGGATGTCCCGGCGCGATGCGGCCCTGGCCGCGCTGCAGGCGCTCTACGACGCAGCCGACGACGACTCCGCCACCGGCGGCCCCGACATCAGCCGCCGGATCTTCCCGATCGTCTCGGTCATCACGGAGGACGGTTTCGAGCGGCTGCCCGATGCGGAGGCGGAGGCACTCAGCCGGGAGATGGTCGAACAGCGCCACGACCAGCCGGACGGGCCGACCGCCACTCCGTGA
- a CDS encoding aldehyde dehydrogenase family protein — MTTPAQPPAPTPAPTPAPTAEAKERIDRIVDELVHGEAAWAACSLAERRTLLERVHAATAARAEAWVRAAAAYKKLPDQDALLGEEWTSGPYPVLIGTSALAQTVRALEEGRSPVDDFTLGQAPGGRVAVRVLPHDTYDRLLLSGFSAEVWMPSGVSADTVRDGAGLGLRRPEETGGVGVVLGAGNITSIPVLDVLYELYAHNRVVVLKLNPLTDSLYDVFSEVLAPLIERGVVRIVTGGADIGTYLVHHPRIRHVHMTGSALTHDAIVYGTGADGAARKEAGTPLLEKDITSELGGVSPTIVVPGTWSEADLRFQAEHVATQRLHNGGYNCVASQVVVISSDWPQKDRFLEQLRAVLAEAPQRAAYYPGSDERVGQALTAYPDAARLGERLLVEGLDPQRPGPALTTEYFAPVLGVLELPGGAREFLDTAVRTANEKFTGTLGANVIAHPRTIAELGPDLDLAIAELRYGTVALNAWTGLGYLTARASWGAFPGHTVDDVQSGIGVVHNAVLLDSPERTVVRGPFRPAPRSVLHGELSMSPKPPWFVTNRTGATTGRLLVDFAARPRWSALPKIFASALRG; from the coding sequence ATGACGACCCCGGCCCAGCCCCCGGCGCCCACACCGGCCCCCACACCCGCGCCGACCGCCGAAGCGAAGGAGCGGATCGACCGGATCGTGGACGAACTCGTCCACGGTGAAGCGGCATGGGCGGCCTGCAGTCTGGCCGAACGCCGGACGCTGCTGGAGCGCGTGCACGCGGCGACCGCGGCGCGGGCCGAGGCCTGGGTGCGTGCCGCGGCGGCGTACAAGAAACTGCCCGACCAGGACGCCCTGCTCGGCGAGGAGTGGACCTCCGGCCCCTACCCCGTGCTCATCGGGACCAGCGCGCTCGCGCAGACCGTCCGGGCCCTGGAGGAGGGCCGCAGTCCCGTCGACGACTTCACTCTCGGGCAGGCGCCGGGTGGCCGGGTCGCCGTTCGCGTCCTGCCGCACGACACCTACGACCGGCTGCTGCTGAGCGGCTTCAGCGCGGAGGTCTGGATGCCGTCGGGCGTCAGCGCCGACACGGTGCGCGACGGCGCCGGACTCGGGCTGCGCCGGCCGGAGGAGACCGGGGGCGTGGGTGTCGTCCTCGGAGCCGGGAACATCACCTCGATCCCCGTCCTCGACGTGCTCTACGAGTTGTACGCCCACAACCGCGTGGTCGTGCTGAAGCTCAACCCGCTCACGGACAGCCTCTACGACGTGTTCAGCGAGGTGCTCGCCCCGCTGATCGAACGGGGCGTCGTGCGCATCGTGACCGGCGGCGCCGACATCGGCACCTACCTCGTCCACCACCCGCGCATCCGGCACGTCCACATGACCGGCAGCGCCCTGACGCACGACGCGATCGTCTACGGCACCGGGGCGGACGGCGCGGCCCGCAAGGAGGCGGGCACACCGCTCCTGGAGAAGGACATCACCAGCGAACTCGGCGGCGTCTCACCGACGATCGTCGTGCCGGGCACCTGGTCAGAGGCCGATCTGCGCTTCCAGGCCGAGCACGTGGCCACCCAGCGGCTCCACAACGGCGGCTACAACTGTGTGGCGAGCCAGGTCGTCGTCATCAGCTCGGACTGGCCGCAGAAGGACCGGTTCCTGGAGCAGCTGCGCGCGGTCCTGGCCGAGGCGCCGCAGCGCGCCGCCTACTACCCGGGCAGCGACGAACGGGTGGGGCAGGCGCTCACCGCCTACCCGGACGCCGCGCGGCTCGGCGAGCGCCTCCTCGTCGAGGGCCTCGACCCGCAGCGGCCAGGCCCGGCACTCACCACCGAGTACTTCGCCCCGGTGCTCGGTGTCCTCGAACTTCCCGGCGGGGCCCGGGAGTTCCTGGACACGGCGGTACGCACGGCGAACGAGAAGTTCACCGGCACCCTCGGCGCGAACGTCATCGCCCACCCCCGCACCATCGCGGAACTCGGCCCGGACCTGGACCTCGCGATCGCCGAACTGCGCTACGGCACCGTCGCGTTGAATGCCTGGACCGGCCTCGGCTATCTCACCGCGCGGGCCAGCTGGGGTGCCTTCCCCGGGCACACCGTCGACGACGTGCAGAGCGGCATCGGCGTCGTGCACAACGCCGTACTCCTCGACAGCCCCGAACGCACCGTCGTCCGCGGCCCCTTCCGCCCGGCACCGCGATCCGTCCTGCACGGCGAACTGTCGATGTCCCCGAAGCCGCCGTGGTTCGTCACCAACCGCACCGGCGCCACCACCGGGCGGCTCCTGGTCGACTTCGCGGCCCGGCCCCGCTGGTCGGCCCTGCCGAAGATCTTCGCGTCCGCACTGCGCGGCTGA
- a CDS encoding CoA-acylating methylmalonate-semialdehyde dehydrogenase, whose product MKTITHWIGGKPVEGASGRFGPVYNPATGSQEKQVAFASVDVVDTAVASAQAAFESWGEASLAKRTAILFKYRELLDAHRDEIAELITAEHGKVHSDALGEVARGMEIVELACGIADKLKGELSTQVSTRVDVASIRQPLGVVAGITPFNFPAMVPMWMFPLAIACGNTFVLKPSEKDPSASFRLAELASEAGLPDGVLNIVQGDKVAVDRLLEHPDVVAVSFVGSTPIAKYIQLKGVEHDKRVQALGGAKNHMLVLPDADLDFAADQAINAAYGSAGERCMAVSVVVAVGDTGDELVGKIAERAKGLKIGPGNDPASEMGPLITREHRDKVASYVASAAAQGAEVVVDGTGYTVEGHPECADGYFLGVSLLDKVPVTADAYRDEIFGPVLCVVRADTYADAIELINSSRWGNGTAIFTRDGGAARRFQLEVKAGMVGVNVPIPVPVGYHSFGGWKDSLFGDLHIYGNDGIAFYTQGKVITTRWPDPSDGGINLGFPSNS is encoded by the coding sequence ATGAAGACGATCACCCACTGGATCGGCGGCAAGCCCGTCGAGGGCGCCTCCGGACGCTTCGGTCCCGTATACAACCCGGCCACCGGCTCCCAGGAGAAGCAGGTCGCCTTCGCCTCGGTCGACGTCGTCGACACAGCCGTCGCCTCGGCGCAGGCCGCGTTCGAGAGCTGGGGCGAGGCCTCGCTCGCCAAGCGCACGGCGATCCTGTTCAAGTACCGCGAGCTGCTCGACGCGCACCGCGACGAGATCGCCGAGCTGATCACCGCCGAGCACGGCAAGGTGCACTCGGACGCGCTCGGCGAGGTCGCGCGCGGCATGGAGATCGTGGAGCTGGCGTGCGGGATCGCCGACAAGCTCAAGGGCGAACTGTCGACGCAGGTCTCCACGCGGGTCGACGTCGCCTCGATCCGCCAGCCGCTTGGCGTCGTCGCGGGCATCACGCCGTTCAACTTCCCGGCCATGGTGCCGATGTGGATGTTCCCGCTCGCCATCGCCTGCGGCAACACCTTCGTGCTGAAGCCGAGCGAGAAGGACCCGTCGGCCTCCTTCCGGCTGGCCGAGCTGGCCTCCGAGGCCGGTCTGCCGGACGGCGTGCTGAACATCGTGCAGGGTGACAAGGTGGCCGTGGACCGCCTCCTCGAGCACCCGGACGTCGTCGCCGTCTCCTTCGTCGGCTCCACGCCCATCGCCAAGTACATCCAGCTCAAGGGCGTCGAGCACGACAAGCGCGTGCAGGCGCTCGGCGGCGCCAAGAACCACATGCTCGTACTGCCCGACGCCGACCTCGACTTCGCCGCCGACCAGGCGATCAACGCCGCGTACGGCTCGGCGGGAGAGCGCTGCATGGCGGTGTCCGTCGTCGTCGCGGTCGGCGACACCGGCGACGAACTCGTCGGCAAGATCGCCGAGCGGGCGAAGGGGCTGAAGATCGGCCCCGGCAACGACCCCGCCTCGGAGATGGGCCCGCTCATCACCCGCGAGCACCGCGACAAGGTCGCCTCGTACGTGGCGAGCGCGGCCGCCCAGGGCGCCGAGGTCGTCGTCGACGGCACCGGCTACACGGTCGAAGGACACCCCGAGTGCGCGGACGGCTACTTCCTCGGCGTCTCGCTGCTCGACAAGGTGCCGGTGACGGCCGACGCGTACCGGGACGAGATCTTCGGTCCGGTGCTGTGCGTGGTACGCGCCGACACGTACGCCGACGCCATCGAGCTGATCAACAGCTCGCGTTGGGGCAACGGCACCGCGATCTTCACCCGGGACGGCGGCGCCGCCCGCCGCTTCCAGCTGGAGGTCAAGGCGGGCATGGTCGGCGTGAACGTGCCGATCCCGGTGCCGGTCGGCTACCACTCCTTCGGCGGCTGGAAGGACTCGCTCTTCGGTGACCTGCACATCTACGGCAACGACGGCATCGCCTTCTACACGCAGGGCAAGGTGATCACCACCCGCTGGCCCGACCCGTCGGACGGCGGCATCAACCTCGGCTTCCCCAGCAACTCCTGA
- a CDS encoding (2Fe-2S)-binding protein translates to MPRHTFILNGKPVTVDIEDDVRLLWVLRDVLGVTGPKYGCGLGVCQACTSHINGKAFNPCSVPVKDIGPDDEITTIEGLPATVGKDLHPMQEAWLEYDVAQCGYCQPGQIMAAVAKVRQARAAGHEIGDADLDEIRNICRCGTYHRIREAIVAGAAKF, encoded by the coding sequence GTGCCCCGACACACCTTCATCCTCAACGGCAAGCCCGTCACCGTGGACATCGAGGACGACGTACGTCTCCTGTGGGTGCTGCGGGACGTCCTGGGCGTCACCGGTCCCAAGTACGGCTGCGGGCTCGGCGTCTGTCAGGCCTGCACGAGCCACATCAACGGCAAGGCCTTCAACCCCTGTTCGGTGCCCGTCAAGGACATCGGACCGGACGACGAGATCACCACGATCGAGGGGCTGCCCGCCACGGTCGGCAAGGATCTGCATCCCATGCAGGAGGCGTGGCTGGAGTACGACGTCGCCCAGTGCGGCTACTGCCAGCCCGGACAGATCATGGCCGCTGTCGCCAAGGTCAGACAGGCGAGAGCCGCCGGTCACGAGATCGGCGACGCGGACCTCGACGAGATCCGCAACATCTGCCGCTGCGGCACCTACCACCGCATCCGGGAGGCGATCGTGGCGGGCGCCGCCAAGTTCTGA
- a CDS encoding RNA-guided endonuclease InsQ/TnpB family protein gives MKLVVQVKLLPTPVQATALEATLRACNEAAAWVSSVAFEKDIKRNYALREHTYHQVKERWGLGAQAAQHVIKKTCDAYTALRANPKAGNLGRPWSKRYRRAAEKPVAFRPGGAQPYDDRMLSWQIPDRTVSIWTLSGRLKNMAFTASPEHLARLAPYRKGESDLLYRDGMWFLNTTCEFPEPQLNPGVEEFLGVDLGIVNIATTSDGQIMAGRALNRGRLCERELRTKLQCKNTPSAKRRLKKRRRKEARRAKDINHKIAKHVVAEAERTGRGIALEDLTGIRERVRLRKPQRATHSSWGFAQLGEFIAYKARMAGVPVVQVDPAYTSRTCAECGHIDKANRVSQAWFACRSCGFVDHADRNGSRNIRQRAEELWRRGAQSTVPDPPPNPGRGAGRKRSAAASGARCASPELESRIR, from the coding sequence GTGAAGCTGGTGGTGCAGGTGAAGTTGCTGCCAACGCCCGTGCAGGCGACGGCACTTGAGGCAACCTTGCGCGCCTGCAACGAGGCGGCGGCGTGGGTGTCGTCGGTGGCGTTCGAGAAGGACATCAAGCGGAACTACGCGCTGCGTGAGCACACCTACCACCAGGTCAAGGAGCGGTGGGGGCTGGGTGCGCAGGCCGCCCAGCACGTCATCAAGAAGACCTGCGACGCCTACACCGCGCTGAGGGCGAACCCAAAGGCCGGGAACCTGGGCAGACCGTGGTCGAAGCGCTACCGACGGGCTGCGGAGAAGCCGGTCGCCTTCCGCCCTGGGGGCGCCCAGCCCTATGACGACCGGATGCTGTCCTGGCAGATCCCGGACCGGACGGTGTCCATCTGGACCCTGTCGGGACGGCTGAAGAACATGGCATTCACCGCCTCACCCGAACACCTGGCCCGCCTGGCCCCGTACCGTAAGGGCGAGTCCGACCTGCTGTACCGGGACGGCATGTGGTTTTTGAACACCACCTGCGAGTTCCCCGAGCCTCAACTCAATCCAGGCGTCGAGGAGTTCCTCGGGGTCGACCTGGGGATCGTGAACATCGCCACCACCTCGGACGGCCAGATCATGGCTGGACGCGCCCTCAACCGGGGACGGCTGTGCGAGCGGGAGTTGCGGACCAAGCTCCAGTGTAAGAACACCCCGTCCGCCAAACGCCGACTGAAGAAGCGGCGGCGCAAGGAGGCGCGGCGGGCGAAGGACATCAATCACAAGATCGCGAAACATGTGGTGGCCGAGGCAGAACGCACCGGTCGCGGAATCGCCCTGGAAGACTTGACGGGGATCCGCGAGCGGGTACGGCTTCGCAAGCCCCAACGGGCCACCCACTCCAGCTGGGGCTTTGCCCAGCTGGGGGAGTTCATCGCGTACAAGGCTCGCATGGCGGGGGTGCCGGTGGTGCAGGTCGATCCGGCGTACACCTCCCGCACCTGCGCTGAATGCGGCCACATAGACAAGGCGAACCGGGTCTCCCAGGCCTGGTTCGCGTGCCGGTCGTGCGGATTCGTTGATCACGCCGATCGAAATGGCTCCCGCAATATCCGCCAGCGTGCGGAAGAGTTGTGGCGACGCGGGGCGCAGTCAACCGTCCCAGACCCACCCCCGAACCCGGGCCGTGGGGCAGGACGCAAACGCAGCGCCGCAGCCAGTGGCGCCCGTTGTGCAAGCCCGGAACTTGAGTCCCGGATACGTTGA
- a CDS encoding molybdopterin cofactor-binding domain-containing protein, with product MGAPPRSQRHETDGEPREFTRRRFLGYVVAASTLTVAAQIGEEALAPAQAAAAVPSVPGPAEIYDLNDMLTHATLPTANLITIRIDSDGTASFALPRAEVGQGITTSSAMLIAEELDLPVDRIRVTLADARPELLFNQLTGGSNTTISTYTPIRVAATIARGRLLEAAALELGEVAGSLTAKAGIITSATGRSVTYGELAEKAASGSTTQVSVTLKEPSAFKVIGVGHGRVDALDAVTGRKKFAMDLHVPDALPAMVCRPPTINGTVRSVENLDAVRAMPGITDAVRISTGVAVRGRTFGQCIDAVRALNVTWGPGSAEDATDATVLQELRRAELPLVVPPLDLLTKAVDARFTFHFASNSALETNCAIADVRADSAEIWASLKSPIVAQEQIALQLGLPATAVKVHVTEGGGSFGRKLFHDGAREAAEISRAVGKPVKLMWHRTDDFRQGRTHPMATSRVRATYALGEVLTYEQRHTSVATDFGHGLGEIITSEAAQLPVGDLTFSETIFTLTQQSPYNFGVTTQLLSETDKGFNTGSMRNIYSPNVRCAQELVVDELAKRMGKDPYAFRRQYLKEERARAVLEKVAEVGKWGRAMPAGTAQGIAIHPEYHAFVAVLAEIDCRPETTGRKIRDAYTGPRVTKVVCAVDVGLAVNPRGLEAQMMGGISDGIAITLSSGLHLQNGHFLEGSWDNYFYTRQWNTPPELEIIVMPATTGKPGGAGELAVAGAMAAVACAYGRATGTMPTAFPVNHGEPLGFEPLPTTPPIPASPTDGLSRAY from the coding sequence ATGGGTGCTCCTCCGCGTTCGCAGCGGCATGAAACCGACGGTGAGCCAAGGGAGTTCACGCGCCGACGCTTCCTGGGCTATGTGGTGGCGGCCTCCACCCTCACCGTGGCCGCGCAGATCGGGGAGGAGGCCCTGGCCCCGGCGCAGGCGGCCGCGGCGGTGCCGTCGGTTCCCGGGCCCGCCGAGATCTACGACCTCAACGACATGCTGACCCATGCGACGCTGCCGACGGCGAACCTGATCACCATCCGCATCGACAGCGACGGCACGGCCTCCTTCGCGCTGCCCCGGGCAGAGGTCGGCCAGGGCATCACCACGTCGAGTGCCATGTTGATCGCGGAAGAGCTGGACCTGCCCGTGGACCGGATCCGGGTGACGCTCGCGGACGCCCGGCCCGAGCTGCTGTTCAACCAGCTCACCGGGGGATCGAACACCACCATCTCCACGTACACCCCGATCCGGGTGGCGGCCACGATCGCCCGTGGGCGGCTGCTGGAGGCGGCGGCCCTCGAACTGGGCGAGGTGGCCGGCTCGTTGACCGCCAAGGCCGGGATCATCACGTCCGCGACCGGCAGGAGCGTGACGTACGGGGAACTGGCGGAGAAGGCCGCGAGCGGGTCCACCACCCAGGTCTCCGTCACCCTCAAGGAGCCCTCCGCGTTCAAGGTCATCGGCGTCGGTCACGGCCGCGTCGACGCACTCGACGCCGTCACCGGCCGCAAGAAGTTCGCCATGGACCTGCACGTGCCGGACGCGCTGCCGGCGATGGTGTGCAGGCCGCCGACGATCAACGGGACCGTCCGCTCGGTGGAGAACCTGGACGCGGTCCGTGCCATGCCGGGTATCACCGACGCCGTACGTATCTCCACCGGTGTGGCCGTGCGCGGGCGCACTTTCGGTCAGTGCATCGACGCGGTGCGCGCCCTGAACGTCACCTGGGGACCTGGCAGCGCCGAGGACGCCACCGATGCCACCGTCCTGCAGGAACTGCGAAGAGCCGAACTGCCGCTCGTCGTCCCGCCCTTGGACCTGCTCACCAAGGCTGTCGACGCCCGCTTCACCTTCCACTTCGCCAGCAACAGCGCCCTGGAGACCAACTGCGCGATTGCCGACGTACGCGCGGACTCGGCCGAGATCTGGGCGAGCCTGAAGTCACCGATCGTCGCGCAGGAACAGATCGCCCTCCAGCTCGGCCTGCCGGCCACCGCCGTCAAGGTCCATGTCACCGAGGGTGGCGGCTCGTTCGGCCGCAAGCTCTTCCATGACGGCGCCCGCGAGGCCGCCGAGATCTCCCGGGCCGTCGGCAAGCCGGTGAAGCTCATGTGGCACCGCACCGACGACTTCCGCCAGGGCCGCACGCATCCGATGGCCACGTCCCGGGTCCGCGCCACGTACGCGCTGGGCGAGGTTCTCACCTACGAGCAGCGCCACACCTCCGTGGCCACCGACTTCGGCCACGGCCTCGGCGAGATCATCACCTCCGAGGCCGCCCAACTCCCCGTCGGCGACCTGACGTTCTCCGAGACGATCTTCACGCTCACCCAGCAGAGCCCCTACAACTTCGGCGTCACCACTCAGCTGCTCAGCGAGACCGACAAGGGCTTCAACACGGGCTCGATGCGCAACATCTACTCGCCCAACGTGCGCTGTGCCCAGGAGCTCGTGGTGGACGAGCTGGCGAAGCGCATGGGCAAGGACCCGTACGCCTTCCGCCGCCAGTACCTCAAGGAGGAGCGGGCCCGTGCCGTGCTGGAGAAGGTCGCCGAGGTGGGCAAGTGGGGCCGCGCCATGCCCGCGGGAACCGCCCAGGGCATCGCCATCCACCCCGAATACCACGCCTTCGTCGCCGTCCTCGCCGAGATCGACTGCCGGCCGGAGACCACCGGCCGCAAGATCCGCGACGCCTACACCGGACCGCGCGTCACCAAGGTCGTCTGCGCCGTCGACGTCGGCCTCGCCGTCAACCCCCGTGGCCTGGAGGCCCAGATGATGGGCGGCATCTCCGACGGCATCGCGATCACCCTCAGTTCCGGCCTTCATCTCCAGAACGGGCATTTCCTGGAAGGGAGTTGGGACAACTACTTCTACACGCGGCAGTGGAACACCCCGCCCGAACTGGAGATCATCGTCATGCCCGCGACCACCGGCAAGCCCGGCGGCGCGGGTGAACTGGCGGTGGCCGGCGCCATGGCCGCCGTCGCGTGCGCCTACGGCCGGGCGACCGGCACGATGCCCACGGCCTTCCCCGTCAACCACGGCGAACCCCTGGGCTTCGAGCCGCTGCCCACCACCCCGCCGATCCCCGCCTCGCCCACCGACGGACTGAGCCGCGCCTACTAG
- a CDS encoding GntR family transcriptional regulator, with product MTTSAHASLDFALDRGSPVPLYHQLAQQLEAAIGRGALTPGSLLGNEIELAGRLGLSRPTVRQAIQSLVDKGLLVRRRGVGTQVVHSQVKRPLELSSLYDDLEAAGQSPTTQVLRNELQTASAEVAAALGLAEGDDVHHVERLRLTHGQPVAFLSNYVPAGLLGLDTPRLESSGLYRLMRAAGITLHSARQSVGARSATVQEAGRLDEVEGAALLTMQRTAYDDTGRAVEYGTHVYRASRYAFEFQLLVRS from the coding sequence ATGACCACCTCCGCCCACGCGAGCCTCGACTTCGCGCTCGACCGGGGCAGCCCCGTCCCGCTCTACCACCAGCTCGCCCAGCAGCTGGAGGCCGCGATCGGGCGCGGTGCGCTCACCCCGGGCAGCCTGCTGGGCAACGAGATCGAGCTCGCCGGACGGCTCGGCCTGTCCCGGCCCACCGTCCGCCAGGCCATCCAGTCCCTGGTCGACAAGGGGCTCCTGGTACGCCGCAGAGGCGTCGGCACCCAGGTCGTGCACAGCCAGGTCAAGCGCCCCCTCGAACTGAGCAGCCTCTACGACGACCTGGAGGCCGCCGGGCAGAGTCCCACCACCCAGGTGCTGCGCAATGAACTCCAGACGGCGTCCGCCGAAGTGGCAGCCGCGCTGGGCCTCGCCGAGGGCGACGACGTCCACCACGTCGAACGGCTGCGGCTCACCCACGGCCAACCGGTGGCCTTCCTGTCCAACTACGTCCCCGCGGGGCTGCTCGGCCTGGACACGCCCCGGCTGGAGTCGAGCGGCCTGTACCGCCTGATGCGCGCCGCCGGCATCACCCTGCACAGTGCCCGTCAGTCCGTCGGGGCCCGGTCGGCCACCGTGCAGGAGGCCGGGCGCCTGGACGAGGTCGAGGGCGCCGCCCTGCTCACCATGCAGCGCACGGCCTACGACGACACGGGCCGCGCCGTCGAGTACGGCACCCACGTCTACCGGGCGTCCCGGTACGCGTTCGAGTTCCAGCTCCTGGTTCGTTCCTGA